Proteins encoded by one window of Streptacidiphilus sp. PB12-B1b:
- a CDS encoding carbohydrate-binding protein has product MTAEDNGVPEDDDPFAYLYRGQEGEDAARNAAPQPGVPRTSYQQATQVGRTQYGQPRPQQGPPAPQYQQQYTQPFPQQGQPGQPYPGQQPTSQLPPAGGGRAASRSGGGSGGGSNRAVTFGAIGVVLAVAIGIGVAVVNSGGAKSDTAGSGSSPSVSSSAPASVSASASAPAPAAPPGKTDVDSASMTLGGGAVTADNHTGGASTDGKFVPLTSAGMSITWNNVTVPSAGSYTFWVHYANAGASSTTPFTLTINGKAMSNTINLENWAGSNNWDQAWQRSYASVPLNAGSNSIELSYGSGSAGVNVDQFAVTVSPSTPPWS; this is encoded by the coding sequence ATGACAGCCGAGGACAACGGCGTGCCCGAGGACGACGACCCGTTTGCCTACCTCTACCGCGGCCAGGAGGGCGAGGACGCCGCCCGGAACGCCGCGCCGCAGCCCGGTGTGCCGCGGACGTCGTACCAGCAGGCGACCCAGGTCGGCCGCACCCAGTACGGCCAGCCCCGGCCGCAGCAGGGGCCGCCGGCGCCGCAGTACCAGCAGCAGTACACCCAGCCCTTCCCGCAGCAGGGCCAGCCCGGCCAGCCCTACCCGGGCCAGCAGCCCACCTCGCAGCTGCCGCCCGCCGGTGGCGGCCGCGCCGCGAGCCGCTCCGGCGGCGGCAGTGGGGGCGGCAGCAACCGCGCGGTGACCTTCGGTGCGATCGGCGTGGTGCTGGCCGTGGCCATCGGCATCGGCGTGGCCGTGGTCAACAGCGGCGGCGCCAAGTCCGACACCGCCGGCTCCGGCTCCAGCCCCTCCGTCTCCAGCAGCGCCCCGGCCTCGGTCAGCGCCAGCGCCTCGGCCCCGGCCCCGGCGGCTCCGCCCGGCAAGACCGACGTGGACTCGGCTTCGATGACCCTGGGCGGCGGCGCGGTCACCGCCGACAACCACACCGGCGGGGCCTCCACCGACGGCAAGTTCGTCCCGCTGACCTCCGCGGGCATGAGCATCACCTGGAACAACGTCACGGTGCCCAGCGCCGGCTCCTACACATTCTGGGTGCACTACGCCAACGCCGGGGCCTCCAGCACGACGCCGTTCACGCTGACCATCAACGGCAAGGCCATGAGCAACACGATAAACCTGGAGAACTGGGCCGGGAGCAACAACTGGGACCAGGCCTGGCAGCGCTCCTACGCCTCGGTCCCGCTGAACGCGGGCAGCAACAGCATCGAGCTGAGCTACGGCAGCGGCAGCGCGGGCGTCAACGTGGACCAGTTCGCGGTCACCGTCAGCCCGAGCACCCCGCCCTGGTCGTAG
- the nagA gene encoding N-acetylglucosamine-6-phosphate deacetylase, protein MSNADRTVLAGARLVLPTGVVDHGRLVVEDGRIAEAAAAPDDGPDGPAGSGGVPPLDLSGYTVAPGFVDLHVHGGGGASYASGIAEEALTAARTHLEHGTTTTMASTVTGEIDEICRQASVLSELVEDGVLAGIHFEGPFISINRCGAHQPDLLRDPDPALVRKLVDAARGSARMLTLAPELEGGIESIRLLRELGVIAAIGHTDANYDKTLAGIEAGATVATHLFNAMPAIGHRAPGPIVALLEDERITVELVGDGVHLHPAVIDLAMAGAGLDRVALITDAMSAAGFGDGLYPLGPLQVRVQDGVARLVEGGSIAGSTLTLDVAFRRAVTVNGLTPERAAQVLSLNPARLLGIADRVGSLEPGKNADLVVLDDAYQLVAVMRRGEWIVGADRFAHLASV, encoded by the coding sequence GTGAGCAACGCGGACCGCACTGTGCTGGCCGGGGCCAGGCTCGTTCTGCCCACCGGCGTGGTCGACCACGGACGGCTGGTCGTCGAGGACGGCCGGATCGCCGAGGCGGCGGCAGCCCCCGACGACGGCCCGGACGGCCCGGCCGGGTCCGGCGGCGTGCCGCCGCTGGATCTCAGCGGCTACACCGTCGCCCCCGGCTTCGTGGACCTGCACGTCCACGGCGGCGGCGGCGCCTCCTACGCCTCCGGCATCGCCGAGGAGGCGCTGACGGCGGCCCGCACCCACCTGGAGCACGGCACCACCACCACCATGGCCAGCACGGTCACCGGCGAGATCGACGAGATCTGCCGACAGGCCTCGGTACTCAGCGAGTTGGTCGAGGACGGGGTGCTGGCGGGCATCCACTTCGAGGGCCCCTTCATCAGCATCAACCGCTGCGGCGCGCACCAGCCCGACCTGCTGCGCGACCCCGACCCGGCGCTGGTGCGGAAGTTGGTGGACGCCGCCCGCGGCAGCGCCCGGATGCTCACCCTGGCACCGGAGTTGGAGGGCGGCATCGAATCCATCCGGCTACTGCGGGAGTTGGGCGTGATCGCGGCGATCGGCCACACCGACGCCAACTACGACAAGACGCTGGCCGGCATCGAGGCGGGCGCGACCGTCGCCACCCACCTGTTCAACGCCATGCCCGCGATCGGCCACCGCGCGCCGGGCCCGATCGTGGCGCTGCTGGAGGACGAGCGGATCACCGTCGAACTGGTCGGCGACGGCGTCCACTTGCACCCCGCGGTGATCGACCTGGCCATGGCCGGCGCGGGCCTGGACCGGGTGGCGCTGATCACCGACGCCATGTCGGCGGCCGGGTTCGGCGACGGCCTCTACCCGCTCGGCCCGCTCCAGGTCCGGGTGCAGGACGGCGTCGCCCGGCTGGTCGAGGGCGGCTCGATCGCGGGCAGCACGCTCACCCTGGACGTGGCCTTCCGACGCGCCGTCACCGTCAACGGCCTGACACCCGAGCGCGCCGCCCAGGTGCTCTCGCTCAACCCGGCCCGACTGCTCGGCATCGCCGACCGGGTGGGCTCGTTGGAGCCCGGCAAGAACGCCGACCTGGTCGTCCTGGACGACGCCTACCAGCTGGTCGCGGTCATGCGCCGGGGCGAGTGGATCGTCGGCGCGGACCGCTTCGCCCACCTGGCGAGCGTCTGA
- a CDS encoding ROK family protein has protein sequence MKHVIALDVGGTGMKAALVAQDGALLHVERRPTGRERGTDAVVSGILGFAADLRDEGLRRYGTPALAAGVAVPGTIDEENGIAVFSANLGWRDLPLRRLLSERLADTGQPLPVALGHDVRTGAFAEARIGAARGIDRFLFMALGTGIAGGIGIDGRIESGAHGNGGEIGHVVVRPGGAPCGCGARGCLETIASAAAVSRAWAEAVGDPQADAAACAVAVEAGDQRAAEVWADAVAALADGIVMAQSLLDPRTVIIGGGLAEAGETLFTPLREAVAERITFQVPPALVPAMLKDTAACLGAGLLAWDLLSLEVTA, from the coding sequence GTGAAGCACGTGATCGCACTCGATGTCGGCGGGACCGGCATGAAAGCCGCCCTGGTCGCCCAGGACGGCGCACTCCTGCATGTGGAGCGCCGGCCGACCGGCCGGGAGCGCGGAACCGACGCCGTCGTCTCCGGCATCCTCGGCTTCGCCGCCGACCTCCGCGACGAGGGCCTGCGCCGCTACGGCACCCCCGCCCTCGCGGCCGGCGTCGCCGTGCCCGGGACGATCGACGAGGAGAACGGCATCGCCGTCTTCTCCGCCAACCTCGGCTGGCGCGACCTGCCGCTGCGCCGGCTGCTCAGCGAACGCCTGGCCGACACCGGGCAGCCGCTGCCGGTGGCGCTCGGACACGACGTCCGCACCGGGGCGTTCGCCGAGGCCAGGATCGGGGCGGCCCGGGGCATCGACCGCTTCCTGTTCATGGCGCTGGGCACCGGCATCGCCGGCGGCATCGGCATCGACGGCCGGATCGAGTCCGGGGCGCACGGCAACGGCGGGGAGATCGGCCACGTGGTCGTGCGTCCCGGCGGCGCGCCGTGCGGTTGCGGCGCCCGCGGCTGCCTGGAGACCATCGCCTCCGCCGCCGCCGTCTCCCGTGCCTGGGCGGAGGCCGTCGGGGATCCGCAGGCCGACGCGGCCGCCTGCGCGGTGGCCGTCGAGGCCGGGGACCAACGCGCGGCCGAGGTCTGGGCGGACGCCGTCGCGGCGCTCGCCGACGGGATCGTCATGGCGCAGAGCCTGCTCGACCCGCGGACAGTGATCATCGGTGGCGGGCTCGCCGAGGCAGGCGAGACCCTGTTCACCCCCCTGCGCGAAGCGGTCGCGGAACGGATCACGTTCCAGGTGCCGCCCGCGCTCGTACCGGCGATGCTCAAAGACACCGCCGCTTGCCTGGGCGCAGGGCTGCTCGCCTGGGATCTGCTCTCACTGGAGGTGACCGCGTGA
- a CDS encoding ABC transporter substrate-binding protein: MLALSALGVAGAMALTACGSSSSGSSKSASGGVTTINLLAADYGTAGTSNSSQTYWQGIADAFHKANPSIIVHVQTIAWTDWQAKTTAMFQAKQYPDILEGDAPQEFAADNLLYPLSDVMSSTTVTNLIPVFEKQEETNGVAYGAPFTTSARAMFYNKKLFAQAKIQPPTTWAQLQSDAAAIKALPGGNIGYDMPLGPEEAQGESLMWMLGNDGNYTDGTGKYAINSANNIATFQFMAGLVKAGDTEAGPATQDRKVAWQDFANGTVGMVGGSGALIPIIQAAGKLQSADYGVVAMPGKSAPLTSALAVHDDITAFKTGGHAAQIKAFLDFAYQDKYQEQFDNEYDLLPATTSASAALSASNPVDAGFLAAVPNAVQYPTNANWTPVLAKIQNTIGAAVNSPSAASGVLGQLQTFANSSN; this comes from the coding sequence ATGCTCGCTCTCTCTGCACTCGGTGTCGCCGGCGCCATGGCCCTGACGGCTTGTGGAAGCTCCAGCTCGGGTAGCTCCAAGTCCGCCTCCGGCGGCGTCACCACCATCAACCTGCTCGCCGCCGACTACGGCACGGCCGGTACCTCGAACAGCTCCCAGACCTACTGGCAGGGCATCGCGGACGCCTTCCACAAGGCCAACCCGAGCATCATCGTCCACGTGCAGACCATCGCCTGGACCGACTGGCAGGCCAAGACCACGGCGATGTTCCAGGCCAAGCAGTACCCGGACATCCTCGAGGGCGACGCGCCGCAGGAGTTCGCCGCCGACAACCTGCTCTACCCGCTGAGCGACGTCATGTCGTCGACCACGGTCACCAACCTGATCCCGGTCTTCGAGAAGCAGGAGGAGACCAACGGCGTCGCCTACGGCGCCCCGTTCACCACCAGCGCCCGCGCCATGTTCTACAACAAGAAGCTGTTCGCGCAGGCCAAGATCCAGCCGCCGACGACCTGGGCGCAGCTGCAGAGCGACGCCGCCGCGATCAAGGCGCTGCCCGGCGGCAACATCGGCTACGACATGCCGCTCGGCCCCGAGGAGGCCCAGGGCGAGTCGCTGATGTGGATGCTGGGCAACGACGGCAACTACACCGACGGCACCGGCAAGTACGCCATCAACTCGGCCAACAACATCGCCACCTTCCAGTTCATGGCCGGCCTGGTCAAGGCGGGCGACACCGAGGCCGGTCCGGCCACCCAGGACCGCAAGGTCGCCTGGCAGGACTTCGCCAACGGCACGGTCGGCATGGTCGGCGGCTCCGGCGCGCTGATCCCGATCATCCAGGCCGCCGGCAAGCTGCAGAGCGCGGACTACGGCGTGGTCGCCATGCCCGGCAAGTCCGCCCCGCTCACCTCGGCCCTGGCCGTGCACGACGACATCACCGCCTTCAAGACCGGTGGCCACGCCGCGCAGATCAAGGCGTTCCTGGACTTCGCCTACCAGGACAAGTACCAGGAGCAGTTCGACAACGAGTACGACCTGCTGCCCGCCACCACCTCGGCCTCGGCCGCGCTGTCCGCGAGCAACCCGGTCGACGCCGGCTTCCTGGCCGCCGTCCCCAACGCCGTCCAGTACCCGACCAACGCCAACTGGACCCCGGTCCTGGCCAAGATCCAGAACACCATCGGCGCGGCTGTGAACAGCCCCAGCGCCGCCTCGGGCGTCCTGGGCCAGCTGCAGACCTTCGCCAACAGCAGCAACTAA
- a CDS encoding carbohydrate ABC transporter permease has protein sequence MTQTTDAHALESVSGPGGKPRGRRRSDGRLRRLARALEPVPWVAPATALILFVVIWPVIAMFQTSRQSFDSMGFDHGSAGWTNFTKLFDEPVLDGVLIRTVIWVVAVVTITMVTSLGVAQLFNKQFPGRKVARWALIAPWAASVVMTAIVFRWMLDPNNGALTVLAHDLGLVKQFNSTNWLSEQVPAFCWEIFVAVFVSVPFTTYALLAGLQAVPSEVYEAAKLDGASVFRTYWSVTLPLLRPALLVACLINVMNVFNSFPIIYEMNGGNANSSDATTTIFMYTTQQSSIGEAAAMSVVNFGFIIVIVLLFLRASKWNSAED, from the coding sequence ATGACGCAAACGACTGACGCCCACGCGTTGGAGTCGGTGTCCGGGCCGGGTGGCAAGCCGCGGGGCCGGCGACGGTCGGACGGCCGGCTGCGCCGCCTGGCCAGAGCCCTGGAGCCGGTGCCCTGGGTGGCTCCCGCGACCGCACTGATCCTGTTCGTGGTGATCTGGCCGGTCATAGCGATGTTCCAGACCTCGCGGCAGAGCTTCGACTCGATGGGCTTCGACCACGGCTCGGCGGGTTGGACCAACTTCACCAAGCTCTTCGACGAGCCGGTCCTGGACGGGGTGCTGATCCGCACCGTGATCTGGGTGGTGGCCGTCGTCACGATCACCATGGTGACCTCCCTCGGTGTCGCGCAGCTGTTCAACAAGCAGTTCCCCGGCCGCAAGGTCGCCCGCTGGGCCCTGATCGCCCCCTGGGCGGCGTCGGTCGTGATGACCGCCATCGTCTTCCGCTGGATGCTCGACCCCAACAACGGCGCGCTCACCGTGCTCGCCCACGACCTGGGCCTGGTCAAGCAGTTCAACAGCACCAACTGGCTCTCCGAGCAGGTGCCCGCGTTCTGCTGGGAGATCTTCGTCGCGGTCTTCGTCTCGGTTCCGTTCACCACCTACGCCCTGCTGGCCGGCCTGCAGGCGGTGCCCAGCGAGGTGTACGAGGCGGCCAAGCTCGACGGCGCCTCGGTGTTCCGCACCTACTGGTCGGTGACCCTGCCGCTGCTGCGCCCGGCGCTGCTGGTGGCCTGCCTGATCAACGTGATGAACGTCTTCAACTCGTTCCCGATCATCTACGAGATGAACGGCGGCAACGCCAACAGCTCGGACGCCACCACCACCATCTTCATGTACACCACCCAGCAGTCGAGCATTGGTGAGGCCGCTGCGATGTCGGTGGTCAACTTCGGCTTCATCATCGTGATCGTCCTGCTGTTCCTGCGGGCGTCCAAGTGGAACTCCGCGGAGGACTGA
- a CDS encoding carbohydrate ABC transporter permease: MATDTVRAHAAPKARPVLTQRKPPRLRTVVTCAAAYLIGVFFLLPYLEMVITALRPAHQMADRDLLPTSITFSNFTNIWSTGLGTNLGVSLEIAFGATALVLLVAIPAAYYTARRKFRGRGLFLLLVLVTQMFQPTAMIVGIYREFLQLNMTNSVWALILVNAGFNMAFAIWILNAYFSAIPKEIEEAAIVDGCTRIGALFRVIIPLSMPGIVTALIFTFIAAWNEFIVALTLMTTNQNGAPLTVKISTYVSQYSTDWGHLFAGSVIATIPVIILFALIEGKVVSGLTAGSVK, translated from the coding sequence ATGGCCACCGACACCGTACGCGCCCACGCGGCGCCCAAGGCCCGGCCCGTCCTGACCCAGCGCAAGCCGCCCCGGCTGCGGACCGTCGTCACCTGCGCCGCCGCCTACCTCATCGGCGTGTTCTTCCTGCTGCCGTACCTGGAAATGGTGATCACGGCGCTGCGCCCGGCCCACCAGATGGCCGACCGCGACCTGCTGCCGACCAGCATCACCTTCTCCAACTTCACCAACATCTGGTCCACCGGGCTGGGCACCAACCTGGGGGTGAGCCTGGAGATCGCCTTCGGCGCCACCGCGCTGGTGCTGCTGGTGGCGATCCCCGCCGCGTACTACACCGCCCGGCGGAAGTTCCGCGGCCGGGGCCTGTTCCTGCTGCTGGTGCTGGTCACCCAGATGTTCCAGCCCACCGCGATGATCGTCGGCATCTACCGCGAGTTCCTGCAGCTGAACATGACCAACTCGGTCTGGGCGCTGATCCTGGTCAACGCGGGCTTCAACATGGCCTTCGCCATCTGGATCCTGAACGCCTACTTCAGCGCGATCCCCAAGGAGATCGAGGAGGCGGCCATCGTCGACGGCTGCACCCGCATCGGCGCGCTGTTCCGGGTCATCATCCCGCTGTCGATGCCCGGCATCGTCACCGCGCTGATCTTCACCTTCATCGCCGCCTGGAACGAGTTCATCGTCGCGCTGACGCTGATGACCACCAACCAGAACGGCGCTCCGCTGACGGTGAAGATCTCCACCTACGTCAGCCAGTACTCCACCGACTGGGGCCACCTGTTCGCCGGCTCGGTGATCGCCACCATCCCGGTGATCATCCTGTTCGCGCTGATCGAGGGCAAGGTCGTCTCCGGCCTGACCGCCGGCTCGGTCAAGTAG
- a CDS encoding cupin domain-containing protein translates to MTSISSFAVHIPDADLEPDPLDPEQIVEGSPEVSGAVLWESEDGKQIRGIWQITPGVVTDTEADELFVVVSGRATIAVDGGDTFDVGPGDACVLREGDRTTWTVHETLRKAYHITLP, encoded by the coding sequence ATGACCAGCATCAGCAGCTTCGCCGTACACATCCCGGACGCCGACCTGGAGCCGGACCCGCTCGACCCGGAGCAGATCGTCGAGGGCTCGCCGGAGGTGTCCGGCGCCGTCCTGTGGGAGTCCGAGGACGGCAAGCAGATCCGGGGGATCTGGCAGATCACGCCGGGCGTGGTCACCGACACCGAGGCCGATGAACTGTTCGTGGTGGTCAGCGGCCGGGCCACGATCGCCGTCGACGGCGGCGACACCTTCGACGTCGGCCCGGGCGACGCCTGCGTGCTGCGCGAGGGCGACCGCACCACCTGGACGGTGCACGAGACGCTGCGCAAGGCGTACCACATCACCCTGCCGTAG
- a CDS encoding DUF3263 domain-containing protein, with protein MEDELTDRDRAVLALEARYWRAPGAKEAAIREQLGLAPARYYQLLNGLLDRSAALAHDPVLVHRLRRLREQRRARR; from the coding sequence GTGGAGGACGAACTGACCGACCGCGATCGCGCGGTGCTCGCCCTGGAGGCCCGCTACTGGCGTGCCCCCGGCGCCAAGGAGGCCGCCATCCGCGAGCAGCTGGGCCTGGCCCCGGCCCGCTACTACCAGCTGCTCAACGGACTGCTGGACCGCTCGGCGGCGCTGGCCCATGATCCCGTGCTGGTCCACCGGCTGCGCAGGCTGCGGGAGCAGCGCCGGGCCCGCCGCTGA
- the otsB gene encoding trehalose-phosphatase, which translates to MALPEPRTAAGAAGLAALLDDPARAVVALDFDGTLAPIVADPRRAHAHPAVVPALARLAPRLAAVAVVTGRPTEEAVRLGGFAGVPGLEHLTVLGHYGLERWDAATGELRAPEEHPGVAALRADLAALPVPEGTWVEDKGHAIAVHTRRTADPEAALLALDAPLRTLAERHRLAVEPGRMVLELRPPGMDKGVALTAFLREHKAGSVLFAGDDLGDLAAYGAVEALRDGSVSLDGSGGSDASGLPGLLVCSAPATGEPPVAALADRADLVVPGPDGVAALLTALADAL; encoded by the coding sequence ATGGCCCTTCCCGAACCGCGAACCGCTGCCGGAGCCGCCGGGCTCGCCGCGCTCCTGGACGACCCGGCCCGCGCCGTGGTCGCCCTCGACTTCGACGGGACGCTCGCGCCGATCGTCGCCGACCCCCGCCGCGCCCACGCCCACCCGGCGGTGGTGCCCGCACTGGCCCGGCTCGCCCCCCGGCTCGCCGCCGTGGCCGTGGTCACCGGCCGCCCCACCGAGGAGGCGGTCCGGCTCGGCGGCTTCGCCGGCGTCCCCGGCCTGGAGCACCTGACCGTCCTCGGCCACTACGGCCTGGAGCGCTGGGACGCCGCCACCGGCGAGCTGCGCGCCCCCGAGGAGCATCCCGGCGTGGCCGCGCTGCGCGCCGACCTGGCCGCGCTGCCGGTGCCCGAGGGCACCTGGGTGGAGGACAAGGGCCACGCCATCGCCGTGCACACCCGCCGCACCGCCGACCCGGAGGCCGCGCTGCTCGCCCTGGACGCGCCGCTGCGCACCCTGGCCGAGCGGCACCGGCTGGCCGTCGAACCCGGCCGGATGGTGCTGGAGCTGCGCCCGCCGGGGATGGACAAGGGCGTCGCCCTGACCGCCTTCCTGCGCGAGCACAAGGCCGGGAGCGTGCTGTTCGCCGGGGACGACCTGGGCGATCTGGCCGCCTACGGCGCGGTCGAGGCGCTGCGCGACGGCTCGGTGAGCTTGGACGGCAGCGGCGGCTCCGACGCCTCCGGCCTGCCGGGGCTGCTGGTCTGCAGCGCCCCCGCCACCGGCGAGCCCCCGGTGGCGGCCCTCGCCGACCGGGCCGACCTGGTCGTCCCCGGCCCGGACGGCGTCGCCGCGCTGCTCACCGCCCTCGCCGACGCGCTCTGA
- a CDS encoding trehalose-6-phosphate synthase, which produces MVNASPARILLASNRGPVSYTVEDDGTLTPRRGGGGLVSGLSAIGDEIESVWVCAALTEGDRAATRQGVTDPSVRMLDIDPGTFARAYNGVANSTLWFVHHLIYNTPTTPVFGASFRREWASYQAYNTAFAEALAEAAAPGATVLVQDYHLSLTPRLLRELRPDLRIGHFSHTPWAPPDYYRLLPDDVAAEVLTGILGADRAGFLTRRWADAFADCCEHVLGAEVDRSGDAPVVTHQGRTTHLGVHPLGADGDFLRERAHRPDVDARLAALREAVGDRRTVVRVDRTELSKNIVRGLHAYRHLLRTRPEWLDRVVHIAFAYPSRHDLPEYREYTASVLRTAQEINDELGTPTWQPVMLHVDDDFPRSLAAYRLADVALVNPIRDGMNLVAKEIPVVSDDGCALVLSREAGAFAELGEDAVTVNPYDVIETAEALHTALTMDRDERAARCKRLAEAATAVPPSTWFLDQYRALSS; this is translated from the coding sequence ATGGTCAACGCAAGCCCCGCCCGGATCCTGCTCGCCTCCAACCGGGGGCCCGTCTCGTACACGGTCGAGGACGACGGGACGCTCACCCCGCGCCGGGGCGGCGGGGGCCTGGTCTCCGGGCTGTCCGCGATCGGCGACGAGATCGAGTCGGTGTGGGTCTGCGCCGCCCTGACCGAGGGCGACCGCGCCGCCACCCGGCAGGGGGTCACCGACCCCTCCGTACGCATGCTGGACATCGACCCGGGCACCTTCGCCCGGGCCTACAACGGCGTCGCCAACTCCACCCTCTGGTTCGTCCACCACCTGATCTACAACACGCCGACGACTCCGGTCTTCGGGGCCTCCTTCCGCCGCGAGTGGGCCTCCTACCAGGCGTACAACACGGCCTTCGCCGAGGCGCTGGCCGAGGCTGCCGCGCCCGGGGCCACCGTGCTCGTCCAGGACTACCACCTGTCACTGACACCCCGGCTGCTCCGCGAGCTGCGGCCGGACCTGCGGATCGGGCACTTCTCGCACACGCCCTGGGCGCCGCCGGACTACTACCGGCTGCTGCCGGACGACGTGGCGGCCGAGGTGCTGACCGGCATCCTCGGCGCGGACCGGGCCGGGTTCCTCACCCGCCGCTGGGCCGACGCCTTCGCCGACTGCTGCGAGCACGTCCTCGGCGCGGAGGTGGACCGCAGCGGCGACGCCCCGGTCGTCACGCACCAGGGCCGCACCACCCACCTGGGCGTGCACCCGCTCGGCGCCGACGGCGACTTCCTGCGCGAGCGCGCGCACCGGCCCGACGTGGACGCCCGGCTGGCCGCGCTGCGCGAGGCGGTCGGGGACCGGCGCACCGTCGTCCGGGTGGACCGCACCGAGCTGTCCAAGAACATCGTGCGCGGCCTGCACGCCTACCGGCACCTGCTGCGGACCCGCCCGGAGTGGCTGGACCGGGTGGTCCACATCGCCTTCGCCTACCCCTCGCGGCACGACCTGCCGGAGTACCGCGAGTACACCGCCTCGGTGCTGCGCACCGCGCAGGAGATCAACGACGAGCTGGGCACGCCGACCTGGCAGCCGGTGATGCTGCACGTCGACGACGACTTCCCGAGGTCGCTGGCCGCCTACCGGCTGGCCGACGTGGCCCTGGTCAACCCGATCCGGGACGGCATGAACCTGGTCGCCAAGGAGATCCCGGTGGTCTCCGACGACGGCTGCGCGCTGGTGCTCTCCCGCGAGGCCGGCGCCTTCGCCGAGCTCGGCGAGGACGCCGTCACGGTCAACCCGTACGACGTGATCGAGACCGCCGAGGCCCTGCACACCGCGCTGACCATGGACCGCGACGAGCGCGCGGCCCGCTGCAAGCGGCTGGCCGAGGCGGCCACCGCGGTGCCGCCGAGCACCTGGTTCCTGGACCAGTACCGGGCGCTGTCGTCCTAG
- a CDS encoding glucosyl-3-phosphoglycerate synthase, giving the protein MLDEVADWLGRRSWTAADRPLPQLLDAKRATGATVSVVLPALDEEATVGAIVAAIRRDLMDAAPLVDELVVVDSGSTDGTARVAAEAGARVVHRDAILPRLPAEPGKGEVLWRSLLATRGDIVCFIDADLREFSSAFVSGIVGPLLTDPGVAFVKAMYDRPLDTETVSIPAGGGRVTELVARPLLNLHWPRLAGFVQPLGGEYAARRSLLERLPFATGYGVELGLLVDALELAGLDALAQVDVGVRHHRHQDAQALGRMAATIYRTALDRLARSDRLKPSDDLVSPYLTQFTRTPTGFAPLTVPIPGTDRPPVVSLPEYRV; this is encoded by the coding sequence GTGCTTGACGAGGTCGCGGACTGGCTGGGCCGCCGCTCCTGGACGGCGGCCGACCGGCCGCTGCCGCAGCTGCTGGACGCCAAGCGCGCCACCGGGGCCACGGTCAGCGTGGTGCTGCCGGCCCTGGACGAGGAGGCCACCGTCGGCGCCATCGTCGCCGCCATCCGCCGTGACCTGATGGACGCCGCGCCGCTGGTCGACGAACTGGTGGTGGTCGACTCCGGCTCCACCGACGGCACCGCGCGAGTCGCGGCGGAGGCCGGGGCCCGGGTGGTGCACCGGGACGCCATCCTGCCGCGGCTCCCGGCCGAGCCCGGCAAGGGCGAGGTGCTGTGGCGCTCGCTGCTGGCCACCCGGGGCGACATCGTCTGCTTCATCGACGCCGACCTGCGCGAGTTCTCCTCGGCCTTCGTCTCCGGCATCGTCGGCCCGCTGCTCACCGACCCCGGGGTGGCCTTCGTGAAGGCCATGTACGACCGGCCGCTGGACACCGAGACGGTCTCCATCCCGGCCGGCGGGGGCAGGGTCACCGAGCTGGTCGCCCGCCCGCTGCTGAACCTGCACTGGCCCCGGCTGGCCGGCTTCGTCCAGCCGCTCGGCGGCGAGTACGCGGCGCGGCGCTCGCTGCTGGAGCGGCTGCCCTTCGCCACCGGCTACGGGGTGGAGCTGGGCCTGCTGGTGGACGCCCTGGAACTGGCCGGACTGGACGCCCTGGCGCAGGTCGACGTGGGCGTGCGGCACCACCGGCACCAGGACGCGCAGGCCCTGGGCCGGATGGCGGCCACCATCTACCGCACCGCCCTGGACCGGCTGGCCCGCAGCGACCGGCTCAAGCCCAGCGACGACCTGGTCAGCCCGTACCTCACCCAGTTCACCCGAACGCCCACCGGCTTCGCCCCCCTGACCGTGCCGATACCGGGCACCGACCGGCCTCCCGTGGTCAGCCTGCCCGAATACCGGGTTTGA